A single genomic interval of Myxococcales bacterium harbors:
- a CDS encoding protease modulator HflC, which produces MGRFILSVLIVVASGVGLIWAGEYGYGPIVITKENEYKVIVGIMGPRAEITKPGWDPTVWKIPFLDRVHTFDRRLHYLNAPPVRVVIANNEKLIIDYYAVWRITHPLTFLRNYPTGVAAAEVRIQEAIKSLVGAKIGELNLAQLLARTEVLSTLHQESTARLEGTGVEVVDVRLNRTELPPNALDAAYAQMREQRNALAREHRAQGERMAREIRATADRLAITTLAYARSESERIRGEGDARAASIFARAYKKDPEFYGFVRSLEAYRKTLREGTTMVLSPDHVFLRNLEPELDIEAGTPPPVSTGPPESR; this is translated from the coding sequence GTGGGGCGCTTCATTCTTTCAGTGCTGATCGTAGTGGCGAGCGGCGTCGGGTTGATCTGGGCCGGAGAGTATGGCTACGGGCCGATCGTGATCACCAAGGAAAATGAGTACAAGGTCATAGTCGGAATTATGGGACCCAGAGCGGAAATCACCAAGCCTGGTTGGGATCCCACCGTCTGGAAGATCCCATTCTTAGATAGGGTTCACACCTTCGACCGGCGTTTGCACTATTTGAATGCTCCGCCGGTTCGGGTCGTCATCGCCAATAACGAAAAGCTGATCATCGACTACTACGCCGTCTGGCGAATCACACATCCTCTGACCTTTTTGCGCAACTATCCAACCGGAGTGGCCGCCGCCGAGGTCCGCATCCAGGAAGCCATCAAGTCGCTGGTGGGGGCGAAGATTGGTGAGTTGAATCTTGCGCAATTGCTCGCGCGTACAGAGGTCTTGAGCACGCTCCACCAGGAGAGTACTGCGCGGCTCGAGGGCACCGGCGTCGAGGTCGTGGACGTACGTCTCAATCGCACCGAACTTCCGCCCAACGCTCTCGATGCGGCGTACGCGCAGATGCGCGAGCAACGCAACGCACTCGCCCGCGAGCATCGAGCCCAGGGTGAGCGCATGGCGCGAGAGATTCGCGCGACTGCAGATCGTCTGGCCATCACGACGTTGGCATATGCGCGCTCAGAGTCAGAGCGGATTCGTGGCGAGGGTGATGCGCGTGCGGCGAGTATCTTTGCGCGCGCGTACAAAAAAGATCCCGAGTTCTACGGTTTCGTTCGGAGCCTCGAGGCCTATCGGAAGACCCTGAGGGAGGGCACAACGATGGTGCTGTCCCCGGACCACGTCTTTCTTCGCAACCTCGAACCGGAACTGGATATCGAGGCCGGGACCCCGCCGCCGGTTTCCACCGGC